Proteins from a genomic interval of Lolium perenne isolate Kyuss_39 chromosome 1, Kyuss_2.0, whole genome shotgun sequence:
- the LOC127303706 gene encoding WAT1-related protein At5g64700, with protein MGSSFKLEWGPAICMVLIELFTTGQMLLTKVVVDAGLFVFALLTYRFFLGASLVVPLAMIFERGKLKELKLKAFIWIFTSALVGFTIPGLYYIGLGDTSPGYAINFYNIIPIATFILAVLCRKEPLDMRTLVGNIKVAGTLVCVGGTLVISLYKGKVLHLWPTNIIGYYPKADGSKIGHHHVRGTVLLITSCLSLAVWYTVQAQMLKVFPYKYWSTVCTCFVGSIQMAVVGVIMNREKATWELKWNMSLLTIVYSAILNTAAKFVMISWVVTKRGPTYPSMFCAVSVFFTTVLDSLLLGHDLSVGSILGMFMILAGLYLFLWGKRKESVPLGEENLKEQMQFQSGDENNKSVSNV; from the exons ATGGGGTCGTCGTTCAAACTGGAGTGGGGGCCGGCGATCTGCATGGTGCTGATCGAGCTGTTCACGACGGGGCAGATGCTGCTCACCAAGGTTGTCGTCGACGCCGGCCTCTTCGTCTTCGCCCTCCTCACCTATCGTTTCTTCCTCGGCGCCTCGCTGGTCGTCCCTTTGGCCATGATCTTCGAGCG AGGGAAGTTGAAGGAGCTTAAATTGAAGGCATTCATATGGATTTTCACCAGTGCACTTGTTGG ATTCACAATTCCTGGTTTGTACTACATTGGCCTTGGAGACACCTCACCAGGATACGCAATTAACTTCTATAACATCATTCCAATCGCCACATTCATCCTCGCGGTCCTTTGCAG AAAGGAACCGTTGGACATGAGGACCCTGGTGGGGAACATTAAGGTGGCCGGAACCCTAGTCTGCGTAGGAGGCACACTGGTGATCAGCCTGTACAAGGGCAAGGTGCTGCACCTCTGGCCGACCAACATCATCGGCTACTACCCGAAGGCAGACGGAAGCAAAATTGGGCACCACCATGTCCGTGGAACCGTCTTGCTCATCACCAGCTGCCTCAGCCTTGCCGTGTGGTACACAGTGCAG GCTCAGATGCTAAAAGTGTTCCCATACAAGTATTGGTCGACGGTGTGTACGTGCTTCGTGGGGAGCATCCAAATGGCTGTCGTGGGGGTTATCATGAACAGAGAAAAGGCGACATGGGAGCTCAAATGGAACATGAGCTTGCTCACAATTGTGTACTCG GCGATACTCAATACTGCTGCCAAGTTTGTGATGATTTCGTGGGTCGTCACAAAGCGCGGTCCCACCTACCCATCCATGTTTTGTGCCGTGTCAGTGTTCTTCACTACAGTTCTTGACTCGCTGCTTCTCGGGCATGATCTGTCTGTTGGGAG TATCCTCGGCATGTTTATGATTCTAGCTGGGCTCTACCTTTTCCTTTGGGGAAAAAGAAAAGAATCGGTGCCTCTGGGTGAAGAAAACCTGAAGGAACAAATGCAATTTCAGAGTGGAGACGAGAACAATAAATCGGTATCCAACGTATGA
- the LOC127303700 gene encoding WAT1-related protein At5g64700: protein MRSAMNLKEWRPALFMVLVQIFTSGQVLLTKVVVDGGSFVWTLLAYRFFLGAILALPLAMFFEKGKLKELKLKAFIWIFTSALVGFTIPGLYYIALGDTSPGYAINFYNIIPIATFILAVLFRKEPLHMRSLVGNIKIAGTLVCVGGTLVISLYKGKELHLWPTNIVGYHPKQAGTAFGHHHVRGTVLLITTCLGIAIWYTMQAQMLKVFPYKYWSTVCSCFVGSIQMAVVGIILNRQKATWELKWNMSLLTIVYSAILNTTAKFVMISWVVTQRGPTYPSMFGAVSVFFTTVLDSLLLGHDLSVGSILGIFMILAGLYLFLWGKRKESVSLGEENPKEEMQFQSGDENNRSVSNV from the exons ATGAGGAGCGCCATGAACTTGAAGGAATGGCGGCCGGCCTTGTTCATGGTACTGGTCCAAATTTTCACAAGCGGtcaggtgttgctcaccaaggtGGTGGTGGACGGCGGGTCATTCGTGTGGACCTTGCTCGCCTACCGATTCTTCCTTGGCGCCATCTTGGCTCTCCCCTTGGCTATGTTCTTTGAGAA AGGCAAGTTGAAGGAGCTTAAATTGAAGGCATTCATATGGATTTTCACCAGTGCACTTGTTGG ATTCACAATTCCTGGTTTGTACTACATTGCCCTCGGAGATACATCGCCGGGATACGCAATAAACTTCTATAACATCATCCCGATCGCCACGTTCATACTCGCGGTCCTTTTCAG GAAGGAACCACTACACATGAGGAGCCTGGTGGGGAACATAAAAATTGCCGGAACCCTAGTCTGTGTTGGAGGCACATTGGTGATCAGCCTATACAAGGGTAAGGAGCTGCACCTCTGGCCAACCAACATCGTTGGCTACCACCCTAAGCAAGCAGGAACTGCGTTTGGGCACCACCATGTGCGTGGAACCGTCTTGCTCATCACCACCTGCCTCGGCATCGCCATCTGGTACACAATGCAG GCTCAGATGCTAAAAGTGTTTCCATACAAGTATTGGTCGACAGTGTGTTCGTGCTTCGTGGGGAGCATCCAAATGGCTGTCGTGGGGATTATCCTGAACCGACAAAAGGCGACATGGGAGCTCAAATGGAACATGAGCTTGCTCACCATTGTGTACTCG GCGATACTCAATACTACTGCCAAGTTTGTGATGATCTCGTGGGTCGTCACGCAGCGCGGTCCAACCTACCCATCCATGTTTGGTGCCGTGTCCGTGTTCTTCACTACTGTTCTTGACTCGCTACTTCTTGGCCATGATCTCTCTGTTGGGAG TATCCTCGGTATCTTTATGATTCTAGCAGGGCTCTACCTTTTCCTATGGGGAAAGAGAAAAGAATCGGTGTCTCTGGGTGAAGAAAACCCGAAGGAAGAAATGCAGTTTCAGAGTGGAGATGAGAACAACAGATCGGTATCCAACGTATGA